A genomic window from Aricia agestis chromosome 8, ilAriAges1.1, whole genome shotgun sequence includes:
- the LOC121729451 gene encoding 60S ribosomal protein L7a encodes MVQKKPKKKVGKKVAAAPLVVKKVEPKKIVNPLFEKRTKNFAIGQDIQPTRDLSRFVRWPKYIRIQRQKAVLQRRLKVPPPINQFTQTLDKTTAKGLFKILEKYRPETEAVRKERLRKAAEAKVAKKDEPPAKRPNTIRAGTNTVTKLVEKKKAQLVVIAHDVDPIELVLFLPALCRKMGVPYCIVKGKSRLGALVHRKTCSCLALTHVESGDRASFTKVVEAIRTNFNERYEELRRHWGGGVLGNKSNARIAKLEKAKARELAQKQG; translated from the exons ATGGTGCAGAAGAAG cCTAAGAAGAAGGTTGGGAAGAAAGTAGCGGCCGCCCCTCTGGTCGTGAAGAAAGTTGAACCCAAAAAGATCGTGAACCCACTGTTCGAGAAGAGGACAAAGAACTTCGCTATTG GTCAGGATATCCAGCCAACACGTGACCTGTCCCGCTTCGTGAGATGGCCCAAATACATCCGCATCCAGCGGCAGAAGGCCGTCCTGCAGCGCAGGCTGAAGGTGCCCCCACCAATCAACCAGTTCACCCAGACACTGGACAAGACTACtg CCAAGGGTCTTTTCAAAATCCTGGAGAAATACAGGCCCGAGACTGAGGCAGTGAGGAAGGAGCGCCTTAGGAAAGCTGCTGAAGCCAAG GTCGCCAAGAAAGACGAGCCCCCAGCAAAGAGGCCCAACACAATCCGCGCTGGCACCAACACTGTGACCAAACTCGTTGAGAAGAAGAAGGCACAGCTTGTGGTCATCGCTCACGATGTTGACCCCATTGAG CTGGTACTCTTCCTGCCTGCCCTCTGCCGTAAGATGGGCGTCCCGTACTGTATCGTTAAGGGCAAATCCCGCCTCGGAGCCTTAGTACACAGGAAGACTTGCTCATGCTTAGCTCTGACACAT GTGGAATCCGGTGACCGTGCTTCCTTCACCAAGGTGGTGGAGGCCATCAGAACGAACTTCAACGAGAGGTACGAGGAGCTCCGCCGACACTGGGGCGGTGGCGTCCTGGGCAACAAGTCCAACGCCCGCATCGCTAAACTCGAGAAGGCTAAGGCGCGAGAGCTGGCGCAGAAACAGGGCTAA
- the LOC121729450 gene encoding uncharacterized protein LOC121729450 gives MYILQHNVIAFCRTNCTHRINMDSKLFLFLIAISPSLAVNVSIEGTLNLGKEFLDNLAERVVNSVGSSRRSMLPAQEDKITSMIRHSLFKATSDCENCSLYKFIEEYLIVITKTMRRVLNKSLGSQFIDEDYRNQVQEYVEYIKEVLLDSTDENKPSYWIVTIKIINSKFQQLILVYAEDDDKDLRHKLVLATVILENNYLNTLCVEHGVCSTKNKLSSALLSILSELTKAPYRKMKSFLRSLYEAVFETKFYSLMSDDFAHHLQVQFYEFVETPQRRILMDFQKILEDHLNGSVVEHTPRHVDLIRAILSDLDIIYVVQSSVPFTEFLESFYVFLKSDVQLNMPKILLEIQKVISALATDFFNKLYNQVQVLLDIFLSKVPWVKKEFVPM, from the exons atGTATATTTTACAGCATAATGTTATAGCTTTCTGCAGAACCAACTGCACACATAGAATTAATATGGattcaaaattgtttttatttttaatcg CAATATCACCATCTCTTGCCGTAAATGTGTCAATTGAAGGAACCTTGAATCTCGGAAAAGAGTTTCTAGACAATCTGGCAGAACGAGTGGTCAACTCTGTGGGAAGTTCTAGAAGAAGTATGTTGCCCGCGCAAGAAGATAAAATTACTTCAATGATCCGACACTCCTTATTTAAAGCAACGAGCGACTGCGAAAATTGCTCCTTGTATAAATTTATAGAGGAGTACCTTATAGTTATTACAAAGACAATGAGAAGGGTACTAAATAAATCTCTAGGGTCACAATTCATAGATGAAGACTATCGAAATCAAGTGCAGGAATATGTTGAATATATCAAGGAGGTACTGCTCGATAGCACAGATGAAAATAAGCCCTCGTATTGGATAGTCACAATCAAGATAATTAATTCGAAGTTTCAACAGCTGATTTTGGTTTACGCTGAAGATGACGATAAGGATCTTCGTCACAAATTAGTGCTAGCTACAGTCATATTGGAGAACAACTATTTAAATACTCTATGTGTGGAACACGGTGTGTGTTCGACTAAAAATAAGCTCTCATCTGCTTTACTGAGTATACTTTCAGAGCTGACGAAGGCTCCATACCGGAAAATGAAGTCTTTCCTAAGATCTCTCTACGAAGCTGTGTTCGAAACGAAATTTTACTCCCTCATGAGTGACGATTTCGCTCACCACTTGCAGGTCCAGTTCTATGAGTTCGTCGAGACTCCGCAAAGAAGAATTCTGATGGACTTCCAGAAAATTCTGGAGGACCACCTGAACGGTAGCGTGGTGGAACACACGCCGCGACACGTCGACCTCATACGCGCCATTTTGTCGGACTTAGACATCATTTACGTGGTCCAATCGTCGGTGCCTTTCACGGAGTTTCTAGAAAGTTTCTACGTTTTCCTCAAGAGTGATGTGCAACTGAACATGCCCAAAATATTGTTGGAAATCCAGAAAGTGATATCGGCACTCGCGACTGACTTCTTCAATAAACTGTACAATCAAGTGCAGGTCCTTCTGGATATTTTTCTCAGTAAAGTGCCGTGGGTTAAAAAGGAATTTGTACCAATGTAA